AGCGTGCCCGAAGACGCATGGCGCCGCACGAATTACCGCTTGGGCGATGTCCTGTTGATGAGCCGACGCACGCCGCACTCCGGTCTCAGCAATCACTCTGACCGTTTTCGTCTGTCGCTCGACACGCGCATCCTGCCGCACGGCGGAACGTTCCCGTTTGAGCCCCGCCTGCCCTATGTGGGCACGCTGACGTCGATCGCATCGGACCAGATCGTCGTGCGCGACGCGCAGGGCGAACATGTGTTGCGACTCGACGACACGAGTTATCTGCGCGGCCTCCAAGGCAACCGCCTACGCGGAGACGAAATTGCCGGGGTTTATCAGCCGGGATCCGAGGTGATCGTTGCACATGAAGGCGGCCTCGTTCAAACGCTGCGCCCGCAGCATTGATCGTCGTGTCAGGCGCAAAGACGAAGCTTCGTCTTCATCGTACTCGCATAGCTGGTCTGTGGACCGCGTGCGCAAGCCTCAGGTAATGGAACATCCGCAATGAATGACCGTGTCCCTTCATGGTTCGACCACGCCCTGGCCGAGCCGCGTCGATCTCACTTCACCGAAGGCCGCGGGGTCACTGTCCATTATGTCTCGTGGAACGCCGCCGACACCGGTAAGCCGCCACTTGTCTTCGCACACGGTTTTCTCGGGCACACGCACTGGTGGGACTTCATTGCACCCTTCTTCACCGATCGCTTTCGCGTCTTTGCTCTGGATTTCAGCGGCATGGGCGACAGCGCGTACAGGCAGGAATACAGCGCCGACGTTTTCGTGCGCGACCTCGTCGCTGTCGTGGATGCAATCGGCTCTGGACCGTGCGTCGGGGTGGGCCACAGTTTCGGCGGATCGCGTCTGCTCCAGGCGTGCGCGACCTTTCCCGACCGTCTCTCGCATGCAGTCGTGCTCGATTCGTATTTCATGCTACGCGGCGAAACCTTGCCCGTGGTGGAACGACGCCCGCCGCCCCGTCCCTATCCGGACTGGCATACCGCAGTCAGTCGCTTTCGACTCATCCCGGAACAAGAT
The sequence above is drawn from the Paraburkholderia sprentiae WSM5005 genome and encodes:
- a CDS encoding alpha/beta fold hydrolase, producing the protein MNDRVPSWFDHALAEPRRSHFTEGRGVTVHYVSWNAADTGKPPLVFAHGFLGHTHWWDFIAPFFTDRFRVFALDFSGMGDSAYRQEYSADVFVRDLVAVVDAIGSGPCVGVGHSFGGSRLLQACATFPDRLSHAVVLDSYFMLRGETLPVVERRPPPRPYPDWHTAVSRFRLIPEQDCEPWLLEHLAQTSLRQTADGWVWRFDPKLRNLQPVEGEEDLLSRIAVPVSYVHAECSSVVSADRARRIVAAIPGAKGPITMPRAGHHMMLDQPLALVSLLRALLA